One genomic region from Luteitalea sp. encodes:
- a CDS encoding TlyA family rRNA (cytidine-2'-O)-methyltransferase — MPRLRLDTLLVNRGLAASRERARAMVLAGRVRVKMLPQPKPGALVDEQVEIELLGPDHPYVSRGGIKLAHALDALGLIVEGREALDIGASTGGFTDVLLRRGATAVVALDVGHGQLDWRLRNDPRVFVVEGVNARALTPGQLPDHRRSFDIVTIDVAFISLRYILPVVPPLLRLGANVLALVKPQFEAGRAEVGSGGVVRDPAIRLRVVDEVTRAAADLGLRTCGTVPSPITGAEGNVEIFVHLRAGSNDRAASDG, encoded by the coding sequence ATGCCCAGACTCCGCTTGGACACGCTCCTCGTGAACCGGGGGCTCGCGGCGTCGCGAGAACGGGCCCGGGCAATGGTGCTCGCCGGGCGCGTCCGTGTGAAAATGCTGCCGCAACCGAAGCCGGGGGCGTTGGTCGACGAGCAGGTGGAGATCGAGCTGCTCGGGCCCGATCACCCGTATGTGAGCCGAGGCGGTATCAAGCTCGCGCACGCACTCGATGCGCTCGGCCTGATCGTCGAGGGACGCGAGGCCCTGGATATCGGCGCATCCACCGGCGGTTTCACAGATGTTCTGCTACGTCGCGGCGCAACGGCGGTCGTCGCGCTCGACGTCGGCCATGGCCAACTCGACTGGCGGCTGCGCAACGACCCGCGCGTCTTCGTCGTCGAAGGCGTGAACGCCCGCGCGCTGACGCCGGGCCAGCTTCCCGACCATCGTCGCAGCTTCGATATCGTCACAATTGATGTAGCCTTCATCTCGCTCCGATACATACTGCCAGTCGTGCCTCCGTTGCTCCGGCTCGGCGCAAACGTCCTCGCGCTCGTCAAGCCGCAATTCGAGGCGGGACGTGCAGAGGTTGGGAGCGGCGGCGTCGTGAGGGATCCGGCGATCCGGCTGCGGGTGGTCGACGAGGTCACGCGCGCGGCAGCCGATCTCGGCCTGCGGACATGCGGCACCGTGCCTTCGCCGATCACGGGGGCCGAGGGCAATGTCGAGATCTTCGTTCACCTGCGCGCGGGGTCCAATGACAGGGCAGCAAGTGATGGCTGA
- a CDS encoding exodeoxyribonuclease VII small subunit, giving the protein MTDEVKDFETALAELEGIVKTLEEGDLSLERSLQLFERGVQLSRYCHQHLEEAERRIEILTERGELREAPPALGLDADGPRSGSRT; this is encoded by the coding sequence ATGACTGACGAAGTGAAGGACTTCGAGACGGCGCTCGCGGAGCTCGAGGGCATTGTCAAGACGCTCGAGGAGGGCGACCTGTCGCTCGAGCGGTCACTGCAGCTCTTCGAGCGCGGCGTGCAGCTATCGCGTTATTGCCACCAGCACCTCGAGGAGGCGGAGCGACGCATCGAGATCCTCACCGAGCGCGGCGAGCTTCGCGAGGCACCGCCCGCGCTGGGCCTGGATGCCGACGGTCCACGCTCTGGGTCCCGCACGTGA